The following proteins are encoded in a genomic region of Fusarium oxysporum f. sp. lycopersici 4287 chromosome 1, whole genome shotgun sequence:
- a CDS encoding hypothetical protein (At least one base has a quality score < 10), translating into MLMRFMPTGTQGNDSRNEKNKQSLVPHIAIPKWYQVARGMVSSFIPRPCTPIPLLLGEAVCNALKRQQITEKTPTAIQNLKHSKHNTHDRKRNGETKHIRAMHES; encoded by the coding sequence ATGCTCATGAGATTCATGCCGACTGGAACACAAGGGAACGATTCACGCAATGAGAAGAATAAGCAGTCCCTCGTACCACATATTGCGATCCCAAAATGGTATCAGGTTGCTCGGGGCATGGTTTCCTCCTTCATTCCACGCCCATGCACTCCAATACCgctgcttcttggagaagcGGTCTGCAATGCTCTAAAACGCCAGCAAATAACCgagaaaacaccaacagcaataCAGAATTTGAAACACTCCAAACACAATACACACGATAGGAAAAGAAACGGAGAAACCAAACATATAAGAGCGATGCACGAAAGCTGA